The proteins below are encoded in one region of Pomacea canaliculata isolate SZHN2017 linkage group LG7, ASM307304v1, whole genome shotgun sequence:
- the LOC112569493 gene encoding uncharacterized protein LOC112569493, with amino-acid sequence MWPLVFLLCFIQGFGVQGARWEIIIHTSDKEGAGTDSDIFLTLHGSRGSSAEINLGNTYNNYNNYFERNQEDRFFVTTDDIGEVCSLTIRSADFGSGKNNAEVLVRLLVIKENWKSEGNLSRCPMLQAAVKILSFLPSLLSWTLWQKKFSGHHSLEENNHPSISEFYLLQKTYQLEATRLHMLTLKLTDL; translated from the exons GGGCCAGATGGGAGATTATAATTCATACATCTGACAAAGAAGGCGCGGGTACAGACTCCGATATCTTTCTTACTCTCCATGGATCTCGCGGATCTTCCGCAGAAATAAATTTAGGCAATACttacaacaactacaacaactactTTGAGAGAAATCAGGAGGACAGATTCTTTGTTACAACTGACGACATTGGTGAAGTGTGCTCACTGACCATTAGGTCTGCCG ATTTTGGTTCAGGGAAGAATAATGCAGAGGTTTTGGTGCGACTGCTTGTTATCAAGGAAAACTGGAAATCAGAAGGAAATCTATCCCGATGTCCCATGCTCCAGGCTGCAGTAAAAA TCCTCAGTTTTCTTCCCAGTCTGCTGTCTTGGACCCTGTGGCAGAAGAAATTCTCTGGACACCACAGTCTAGAAGAAAATAATCACCCGTCGATTTCTGAGTTTTATCTTTTACAGAAAACTTATCAGTTAGAAGCAACCCGTCTCCATATGTTGACATTAAAGTTGACAGATTTATAA